A region from the Panicum hallii strain FIL2 chromosome 1, PHallii_v3.1, whole genome shotgun sequence genome encodes:
- the LOC112874366 gene encoding F-box protein FBW2-like produces the protein MGECEDAEEYRCWEELLPDALGLIFRNLPLQEVLTVLPRVCKSWGRVVAGPYCWQEIDIEEWSQQQSKPEQIGRMVELLVGRSGGSCRRISVSGLPCDPLLSFIGDHARALRALEIPRSEISDSIVETVAPRLSNVTFLDISSCTKIGARALEAFGKHCKSLVGLRRVMHPIDLVDKECQHDEAHAIACSMPKLRHLEMGYMLITTEAVAEILGQCRELKFLDLRGCWAVDDKFLRERHPGLRVLGPRVEDCYENSYWEECSDYSDDDSSIYSWEFMDDADGYYTVGSDDEAIWDDGQGLENLEVRFYGGGFSESFAGFDWPPSP, from the exons ATGGGGGAATGCGAGGACGCGGAGGAGTACAGGTGCTGGGAGGAGCTTCTGCCGGACGCGCTGGGCCTCATCTTCCGCAACCTGCCGCTCCAGGAGGTGCTCACCGTCCTGCCGCGGGTTTGCAAGTCCTGGGGCCGGGTAGTCGCCGGCCCCTACTGCTGGCAGGAGATCGACATCGAGGAGTGGAGCCAGCAGCAGAGCAAGCCGGAGCAGATCGGCCGCATGGTCGAGCTGCTCGTCGGCCGCAGCGGCGGCTCGTGCCGCCGCATCAGCGTCTCCGGGCTGCCCTGCGACCCGCTCCTCTCGTTCATAGGAGACca CGCACGAGCTCTTCGCGCCCTGGAGATTCCACGGAGTGAGATCAGCGACTCGATCGTGGAAACCGTGGCTCCCCGGCTATCCAACGTCACTTTCCTGGACATCAGCAGCTGCACCAAGATCGGGGCTCGCGCCCTGGAGGCCTTCGGCAAGCACtgcaagtccctggtcgggctCCGGCGGGTGATGCACCCGATCGACCTGGTGGACAAGGAGTGCCAGCACGACGAGGCCCACGCCATCGCGTGCAGCATGCCCAAGCTTCGGCACCTGGAGATGGGGTACATGCTGATCACgacggaggcggtggcggagaTCCTGGGGCAGTGCCGCGAGCTCAAGTTCCTGGACCTGCGCGGGTGCTGGGCCGTGGACGACAAGTTCCTGCGGGAGCGCCACCCGGGGCTGCGCGTGCTGGGCCCGCGCGTGGAGGACTGCTACGAGAACAGCTACTGGGAGGAGTGCTCCGACTACTCGGACGACGACTCGTCCATCTACTCGTGGGAGTTCATGGACGATGCCGACGGCTACTACACCGTCGGCAGCGACGACGAGGCCATCTGGGACGACGGCCAGGGCCTCGAGAACCTCGAGGTCAGGTTCTACGGCGGCGGATTCAGCGAGAGCTTCGCCGGCTTCGACTGGCCACCGTCGCCGTGA